CGGGAAGCGGTGTGAGTCACGTCCTGAGTTCGGCGGCGCTACGCACGAGTCGCTCGCGGCGGGCCACGTCGTTTGCGCGGAGTGACAGTCCCTCGTACGCCCGCGCGATGGCCCGGCTACTGACGCTGTGGCGCGAATACGCGAACAGCAACACGCAGCAGAATGCCGGTCGAGCAGGCTGGTGTCCCGGTCTTACCGTTCCGATACTGCACGTCGAACGGCGTCAGATCGACGCGCCTCGTCGAGCAGGTGGTGCAGCACATGCTCGAAGGTGCCCGAACGCAGCTGAGCAGCGATGTCGATCGGATAGTAATTGGACTGTGTGTCAACGGGCTGGTACCGAGCCATGACCGCTCTCGACGAGGGACGAAAGAGACCGCAGATTCAACCGTTCGCGCACTTGCTGTCCTACATGCGATTCATTGGGCGCGTCGCGGACGTGGCCGACTTGGAGTCGCTTCTCGGTGGAGCGAACCGTACGCATGGCTCCGGTCCGGTAGCCGTGCAGCAGACCCGCGTCGCGTTCGACCGCCTCCACGTAAAGTGATGCCCATGCTAGAACGCCGGATTGTCGGTCGACCGTGGCGCGCCGTACTCACGGTATTGGAGGGCGCACTGGCGCTGGGCTGTGGTGCGGCTTCCACCGATTCGTCGCGCGGACCCATCTCGACCGTCCTCGTGCGGCAGCGATTGGACGTCGCCTATGCGGCGGTACATCCCGCGCAGAAGCTCGATTTGTATCTTCCGCCCACGGGGGTTGGCCCCTTTCCGCTGGTGATCTGGATCCACGGAGGCGGTCGGGCGCAAGGGGACAAAGGCCTCGGCGCGCTCTCGGTCCAGCGACAGCTGACCACTCGCGGGTTTGCGCTCGCCTCACTCAACTATCGGCTCAGCGGGGTCGCGTGGTACCCGGCAGCGGTTCAGGATGTGAAGGCCGCGATTCGTCATCTGCGAGCGAACGCGGAGCGGTACGCGTTGCTGCCCGACCGGGTGGCGCTTTGGGGGAGCTCTGCAGGGGCGCACCTGGCCGCGCTGGTGGGTGTGACCGGTGACATCACGATGTTTGATGACCCCGCGCTCGGGAACAGTACCCAGTCGGCCCGGGTGCAAGGCGTCGTCAGCTGGTTCGCGCCAACAGATATACTGGCGATGGATAGCGATAACGGCGCGCAGGGCTGTCCGTTGTTTGGCGGCACCGGGCATGACAGTCCAACCTCCCCGGAGGGTCTGTTTCTTGGCGCGCGGCCGTCCAGCGTGCCAAGCGTGGCCCGCGATGCGAGTCCGGTGACGTGGCTGACCATCGACGACCCGCCCTTCCTGTTGCAGCATGGTGGCGCGGATTGTACCGTGCCGACGCGTCAGAGCGTGCGCCTGCGTGACGGACTGCGCGCGCTGTCGGGCGACACCACGCGGTCGAGCTGGACGCTCTTTCCCGTGGACGGGCATGGAGGCCCGTCGTTCAGCACGCCGGCGAATGTCGAGGTCGTAGTCGCGTTCCTCGCTCGGTCTCTGCGCTAGGCGGTTGTCGGTCGTGCGGCCGTCCGGCGCCGCGAGGCAGCCTAACCCAGAGTTGCTCTTGACGGGTTCATTTCGAAACGCTCCCTGTTCGCTGCGCTCATTGGTGTGCAAGTACACCCAAATTCCCGCAGATCGTGTGAGCTGCGACCGAGCCGAGAGCGGCCGTCACACACGAGAAGCGGCGGCACCTCCTTGGAGTTCACCGGCACGGGTGCGTAGACGCGCCGTAGACGCCGGACTTCTAGATAAGGACTTCGAGTTGGCGTTTGGTGTAGCAGCATCCTCGGAGTCACGTTCAAATGCCGCAGATTGCAAAGCGCGTCGCACACCTTGCGTGTTTCGCGATCGTTGTCGCCATTACCGAGTCGTGCGGTGGAGGAGGGGACCGTGCTACATCGCCGGTCACAACACCCAACGGAAGTCAGACGGTCGCCACAGTGGCCGTCCGTCCGGAGACTCTGCAACTCCGACCTGGGCAATCGGGCGCGCTGACTGCGGAGGCGAGAACAAGCGCCGGTGCACTGATCGGCTCTGCGGTCGACTGGACATCCGAGGCGCCCTCGGTCGCCTCCGTAGGTGCATCAGGAACGGTGACGGCAGTCACCCCAGGAAGGTCTCGCATCACAGCGCGCGCAGGTGGAGTCAGCGGCGGCGCGTGGGTATTTGTAGTGCGTCCAGACACAGTAAGCGCCGTCACGACGACAAGTGATACGATACGCCTCGTAGTCGGAGGAGGCAGCAGCGTTTCTGTCTCTCCAAATACATTTCCGGTCGGCACGCGCGTCCGTGTTGAGGAAATGACGGTGTCAGAATCCGGTACGACAAGTCCGATGCTGCGCTTGTCTATGACCTACCCGCCGCTATTGAGTAGCGCACATATCCGTGAGACGAACGCGTCATTGGTCCCCGGATCGATCGCGGTGAAAGTGGTCATACCGGGCGTCATTGCGGCGGGAGCGGCCATAAAGGTCGTCGCGACCGACGCGGTCACTTCTGCCGCCCAGACGGTCATAGGATTGTCAGACGCGGTGGTCTCAACCGTTGACGCCTCCGGCCGGATTGCGTCGGAAGTGCAGTCAACACTCCGTATCATTCCCGAAAACGCCGCGCTCGCGGCGAGGCTCTCATCGATAGTCCTGTCAGTTGTGCCGGATCCAACACCCGAGGGTCGCGGATACGCGCTCTATCGAGCAGGAACCGCCGGGAAGACTATCACGTATGCGGGAACGAAGATCCCGCTTGTGTTTATCCACGGTCTGCAAGTCGGGAAACAGGTGCTTTCCCAGTTTGATTCTTGGTACCCTGACAATGCGGGTGAAATGTGGACGCCGCTGCTGAGTCGCATCCGCGACGATGCGATCCTGTCTGCCGTCTTTGAACCGTGGATTTTCCGCTATCCCACCTATCTCCCGATGACGAACTCAGCAGCAATGTTGGGCACCATGATCAGTCAAAGATTTAACGCCAAACCCGTCGTGGTGATCGCCCACTCCATGGGAGGAATGGTGGGAGGAGTGCATTTGTTGAACGCCGGCACCGCCTCCTCAGTCGCGAGAATGATAACACTCGGAACGCCATTCCTCGGATCGCCCCTCGCTCAAAGTCAGGGTCTTTTCACCGGAACATGCGTCGCGCTTAGCTCGAACAGCTTCTACTTAGGCGTGGCCGCCGGCTGGACTGAAGCGAAGCTCTGGCCGTGGATTGCAGGCTGGTCGCAAGGCTTCCAGGATTTAGCACCCTCAAGCGCCGTAGTTGGTCAGTTCAACAACCGTCTTTCGGAGATTGCTTCTCGGGTTTTCGCGATCGGAGGCACGAGTAGCTTGGGAAGTGGCACTTCAACGGAACAGGGGTTGCTGCGGCTCTCCTCGTGCGTACTTGACCTGAACGGCAGGACGCCCAACGACGGCATCGTGCCTCTGACAAGTTCGATACCCCCAGCCCTGACGAACCAAGCGACAACTCCGTCGTCGCATCTTTCGATATACTCGGATCCAACGGCAGTAAATCAGATTGCGGCGTCGTTGAATGATTGGGTCAGTCGGACGCCTGCAAGCCTCTCGTTCTCAGTCCAACCTCCCGCGCGTACCAGTGTTGGCGCGGCGCTGCCAACTATTCGCGTCGTGATTTCCAGCCTAGCAGGCGGCGTGGTAGGCACGGCGACTACCGCAGTCGCGCTCACACTGAGTCCGAACACGACAGGGGCGCGATTGATAGGTGTCAGCACCAAATCCGCCGTTAACGGCGTCGCGTCGTTCGACGGTCTAAGCATAGATGCCGTTGGAACATACTCGCTTGTCGCCGCAGCTGGCGGTTTGCCGAATGCCGGGAGCAGCGCCGTGACGGTCGACCCGCCCGCCGTCGCCGCCAAGCTTGCCTTCGTTGCACCTCCGTCGCCTTCGACGACTGGATCTGTGCTCGTTCCCTCTGTTCAAGTCGCTATTCAAAGCGCCACTGGTGCGACGGTCGCTGGTGCGACGAATACAATTACGATTGCCATGCTGCCCAGCCCCGGAGCTCTCGGCGGAACGATCGCTCGTCAGGCGGTGAACGGCGTGGCCACATTTGACAACCTCTCCGTGAGCACGGCGGGCTCGTATACACTCACCGCAGCCAGCAGTGGAATCGCGGGAGCAACAAGTCCAATGTTCACGGTGACGAGCGGAACCGGAAACTCTGGGCTAGGGATCGGCTTCGGCGATGAGCAGTTTGCCACGATCCCCGCCGGTTCATTTCGAATGGGCTCGGCTAACGGTGACTACGATGAGCAGCCGATTCATACCGTAACATTATCGGCATTTCGAATGCAAAAGACGGAGGTCACGCAAGCCCAGTGGCGATCGGTGATGGGTAATGGCATTTTCGCCGCCGACACCTGTGACGGTAACTGCCCCGCAGACGGTCGATCATTCGATGCCGTGGTGCAGTTCATCGCCAGATTAAATCAACTGAATCCGGGAAAAACATTTCGGCTTCCAACTGAAGCAGAGTGGGAGTACGCCGCACGCGCCGGCACTACCGGCGATTTTGGAGGCACCGGCAACATAGACCAAATGGGATGGTACAACCTCAATGCAGGGCTCCTGATTCACGGCGTCGCACAAAAGCGCCCCAATGATTGGGGCTTATACGACATGCACGGGAATTTGGCAGAATGGGTACAGGATTTCCATGGTATTTATCCGTCAAACGCGGTGGTCAATCCGACGGGCCCAACCTCAGGGTTCTTCCGCATTCTGCGCGGCGGGTGGTTCTTTAGCGACGCAGGTGATGTTCGTTCGGCGCGGCGTCAGCCGTCGCCGCCGTCGAGCGGTCCGTTTAGCAACGGCTTTCGCTTGGTAATCTCGAGCGGTAGTAGCGCTGCCCTCGGCGTCGGGTTTGGCGATGAGCAGTTTTCATCACTCGCCGGCGGCACCTTCCAGATGGGATCTGCCGACTGGCCGGCAATCCACGCGGTGACCCTGTCGGCTTTCAGGATTCAACGCACCGAAGTGACCCAGGGGCAATGGCGCGCCGTCATGGGGAATTCGCCGAGCTCCTTCACAGCCTGCGGGAATACTTGCCCTGTCGAGCAAGTGTCCGGTACCAACGTGCAACAATTCTTCAACCGACTCAATCAACAAGATCCTGGCAAAGGGTATCGACTACCTACCGAGGCTGAATGGGAGTACGCAGCGCGCGCGGGAACCACGGGTGACCTGTACAACAATTTAGACGATGTCGAACCGCTCGGTTGGATTCAGTCGAACTCGGAACGGCGGACGCATGCAGCCGCCCAGAAGCTCCCGAACGGATGGGGACTCTTTGACATGTACGGCAACGTCTCTGAATGGGTAAGTGACGAGTGGGAGCCTCGTTACCAAGCGTCGAGCCAAACGAACCCCACCGGCCCGGAGAGTGGGACACTGTTCCGTGTCACTCGAGGAGGCTCATGGAGGTTGAATTATGCGAGCTCGGCTTTCCGTGACTTCGCGTCGCTCGTTTTTGGAGATAGCGAAATCGGATTTCGCCTGGTGAGAAATCCGTGAATCACGCGACAGCCTTTGTGCACGCGTGGTAATGGCGCAACATAGGTCTATCGGGATGCGCTTATCCATGTCGCATACCCGAGTGTGCTGTCCCAGAGATTCGCAAGGATTATCATCCACCCATACAGTAGTCGTGTACCGGACAGGGTCATCGAACGAAGCGTGCCTCGGTAGCACCAACTACGGGAAAACCGAGATTGCGAACGAGTATCCCTTCACCAGTGGACGTACTCAAGCGTATTACTTGCCCCGCAGCTGGATTCATCGGGTTCGTGGTGAAACCGTACATGACGCCGTCTGCAGAAGCGAGTCCGAAGACCCTCGAGAATCCACTTGAGTGACCCGGATCGATGCGTCGAGCGGAAAACGGCTCAAGCTCCAGCACGAACAAGACCGACGATGTCACCGAGGTCGAACTGACGTAGAATCGTCCATCCGCAGAGAATCCGATATCGCCGTCTGAGCCAAACCCGCTGCCGAGCGAACCAAGTTGTCGGGTCGAGGCGTTGCTGGTATTGACCTCTCGGATGGTACCATCGAGGGTCGCCAGTATCATTCTTCCGGTCGGTGAAACAGCAAGCGCATTCGCGACACGAAGTGACAGATTCAGTGATCCGCGGTCGCTTGCGACAAGCGTGCCGAGGTCGACCTGATACAGCCGATCACTGGAGATTCCCCATAGCTCGCCTTCACGATCAATAGCGATATCGAATAGACTAGGCCGAACTTCGTTTCCCATTCGGACGGTACCTAGAAGCCGATCCTGCGTGATTCCATTTGGATCGATGGCGTAAATGTCCGTCGGCGCAAGGTTATCTTGTGAGGAAGCGACGAGTACTTGGGGGGGCGTCGATCGCACTGCGTCGCTACAGATCCAAGGATCTCGTAGCTCGCCGCGACCGACCTCGCCGTTGCGGCGCTCGCGATCGTCCGTTACGTACTGGCCATCGACGCGCCGGGCCTGCATCCAGTATCCGGAGCATCCGGCGCCCTGTACCTGTGCCGACACTTGCAGTAGGAGCCCCGTAGGCGCTGTCGCAACTGCGCGAAATTCTCCAGTCGTGCTCCCGCCCGGGAGGAATTGCGGCCCAAAGCGAAACTGATAGGCGGGGCTTTGCACTGCTTCCACGCGTGCAATCTTCTCGATTTGAAAGAGCGCGCGAATCGGATCGCGGTAACCGATAGGGTCATCGTCGGGATAGACTGCGGTGTATCCACGCCCGAGGTCCGCGCGAGCCTTCAACTCTAGATGAAGATGAGGCAGTGTCGCCGCACCTCCGGAGTGCCCGCTCAATCCAATGCGATCGCTGCGCGACAGTGGGGTTGCCCGGTCCGTACATCGCGCCGATACGCGACTTTGAGGTGCGCGGGGACATCGCCTCGACTCGGTGCGAAGGCGCTCATCGACCGATTGCAGATGGGAGTACTGCGTATACGTCACTCCGACGAAGCCGTCGAGGCTGTGTCCCACAACGACGGTATTCCCGAACCCTTGATCTCCATCACCGTCTTCGCGAATCTCGACCAGCCAACCATTCGCGACAGCCCTAACAGGAGACCCGTCACCGACAGGGATATCAATCCCGGCATGATGATCTACGCTCTCGTCGCGTCGCTCACCGTATGTTTGGCTTATGAGCGACGGTATCGAGGACGTGAGCCACGAGATTGGCAGAGCATCTCGTATCGCGGCAGCCACCGGATCTGCAGGTTCGGTCGTTCCACCGCAGGCGGCAAGAACGAGCACAAAGACTGAAGCTATGGATCGTAAGAAGCTCACACTTTTGCGCGAGGGACTACCATGTCGGTGGATTGACGTTCGCCGCATGCCCGCGCGGTGAGGACGGGGCTCGACGCCACTTGCACTGGCTAGCAGTTTGGGATCACGAGATGGTAGAAACCCGGCAAGGAGCGATGGCCCCGGCATCGTCGAGAGTGCGCGCAGGCTTTTGCTTTCAATGCAGGCCATACTCTTAGGGCGCTCCGCTCGACGGCTGTCGCATTGCATCGGCCATCTTCTGCGCCAACATTGTGGTATCTTCGTCGACCAGACGCCTGCGATAGTCCATGATCGCGTGCACCGCCGCAATAATCCAGGGAATCGGTGCGAGGAATGAAAGGAAGATGGTTACGAGGAGCAAGAGAGCAAGCAAATAGAAGGCGGAGTTGAGTGCGAACGCCCCCCACTTTCGAGCGAGAATGAAGTACAGCGGAGAGAGAAATACGGCAGTGAGATACATCATATCGGAAGCCTCCTCTGCGTACAGAGATTCATCGTTGTTACCACGCAAACGAACATTTGACCGTTAGTCATTCCGCCGTCCGACAAGGTGCAAGCGATGCTGGCTGGCGCACGGGGCGAACGATGCGTCGCTCAGACCTCGGCGTTCGACCAGCGTACGATCAATTGGGTTGTCGCACGGGAGCTCTAATCATGGATGCGAGACACCAAAGTCATACAATCGTGCCGCTCCAGCCGTCCCCTGTCCCCCGGGACTTGCCGGGAAGAATGCGTACTCGCCAGGTGCGAGCACCGCGTTCGGAACGACCCGATAGACTCCAGTTCGGAGCTTGGTAAACGTGAACGGAACGGCATACTTCGCGTCCGTCCCCGACTGCGCCCCAAAGGCGTTTGCAGAGGCCGTGGTGACTTCTCTCTGCTGAGCGCGCTCATCAAGCCGCATCAACACGAATTGATTGGGGCTTGTCAATGAGGCACCCCACGGCACTCCCGCGCCGCCCAGTGTCGCCTGCGACTTTTCGAATACAAAATAGAACTCGGCGCTGCCATCTCTTGTTTGTATCGATGCATGTCCGTTTTGGATCACCGCCTTGAACTTCATCTTGGCGATTCCGTAGGTCAGCGCTGAACCGACCATATTGCTCGTCTTGCCGGCGGTGTATGAGTTTGGCTCGAGCGACGACAGCGACAGGTCTGACACTCTTAAATAGATGCCTGGCTCAGACGGGATAGTCGCGAGCAGCGTTTTGGAAGCCCTCGACGTTGGCGCAACTGATCGCGCCACCACGGTATCGGATCGTTTAGGCGCGCTCACAGTGGAAGGCGAGGAGGGAATTGGAGTACTGTGAGCGGGCTTGGAGGTGGGCGGTGGCGCAGTCGCGACAACCGGGATGTCCGCAAGCGGCGGTGCCATCATGGCCTTGATTAAGCTCGTTGGTACTTTGCTTTGATTCAGACGCACCATGCCGGCCGCGCTCATGTCGAAGCCGAGGCGCGTCGTCCGCATCTTCAAGTTGATCAGTTCTGGGTCAACCCTGCTCGATACCAGCAGAACAATGTCTTCATTCTTGAGCACTTCGTCTTGGGTTCCCGGGACGATACTCGCGTTACCGTTCGCCCTGCCCGCTTGCAGTGCAGTGATCATCTCGCGGATGACTTTCCAGTGTACTTCGCTCTTTACCAGCCGGACAATGCCCGGGGCGGTGACATCGAAGCCCGGACGCGTTCCGAGAATCTTGGCGACAATAAGGTCGCGTGAGAGGTCGCCTTTCACCATCTGAATGACGTCGTCGTTCGAGAGGACCTCTGCGGCACCCTGCGCGCGAATGTCGCCGGCGCCGAGAACGAGGGTCGCGATGACGACGACCCTAGCATTGTGGTGAGAGGCGAGCAGCCGCATAGTGTTATCGCTCAACGTGATGGGAAGCGCCGGTCTTACCAGCGGCCAGACTACGCCTCGATCGTCCGAGTTCTCACGCACGGACGTCGTGACCGAACGCCAACGATTGATTCTCCGTGCGCGGTTCCCCTTCAATGTTCATTGGCGCCGTCTACCAGGCGTCTACCGGCCGATATCTCATTCTCGAGCAACGAATTCCCGAGAAATGGCTTGCTGATAGGCCCTCAGCCCTATACCGTCGTTGGACCTCACGCACGGACCCATTGACCGACGGTTAGTGACCGCGTGGTTCTCGCACGAGGAGACCTTTAGATTCCGTCTACCGAGCGTCTATGAACACGTTCGTACAAAATGATTCTGGGCCAGAAGGTCCCACTTCTCAGCTTCCCTCGCTGCATCTGATCACGCTGGGGGCGCTGCGCTTGGTGGCCTCCTCCCCCTCGGGCGATGTTGTGCTCTACGACGGCGCCAACAAGGCGCTCGCGCTCTTCACCTATCTCGCTTGCGCCCCAGGTCGAGGTGCCACTCGGGCCCACCTTCAGGAGCTACTTTGGGAGCGACAGTCGCCCGAAGCGGCGCAGCAGTCGCTCCGCACCTACCTTTGGAAGCTGCGGAAGCTCTTGCCACCAAACTCGATCACGGGCGACGAGTTCGTTGTTCTCAGCATTGACTGTCAGGTAGACCGCGATGCGCTCCTCGAGGCCGCGAACCGCGGGGACGCCGGCGCCGTCGTCCAACGATTTACGGGCGATTTCTTCCCGTCGCACGCCCAACCGGACAGTCCGCAGTTCGACGCGTGGGTACAAAGCGAACGGCTTCGCTTGCGCGACATCTTCTCGCGCTGTGTGGAGCGGGTCGTAACCGATGCCGTAGACGGTGGTGAGTTTCGCCAGGCGATCGAAGTTGCGCGACGGCTTCGCGACGTGGACCCGCTCGACGAACGCGGCTGGCGGCCGCTATTGAACGCATTGCTGGTCTCCGGAGACTCGGTCAATGCCGCGAACGAGAGCGCCGTGTTGGTTCGGGCGCTGGCTGCCGACGATCAGGAGCCGCTGCCAGCCACAACGTCGCTGCTGAACGCCATTGCGCGCATGGCGCGCCGCGAAGACTCGGCAGTGGTCGGCGTCGATTTCTATGTGACTCCACTCATCGCGAGAGATCGGGAGTTTTCGCAGCTGCTTGCCTCTTGGCTACGCGTGCGCGCCGACTCCTTCGCCCACGTG
The sequence above is a segment of the Gemmatimonas sp. genome. Coding sequences within it:
- a CDS encoding alpha/beta hydrolase, with product MLERRIVGRPWRAVLTVLEGALALGCGAASTDSSRGPISTVLVRQRLDVAYAAVHPAQKLDLYLPPTGVGPFPLVIWIHGGGRAQGDKGLGALSVQRQLTTRGFALASLNYRLSGVAWYPAAVQDVKAAIRHLRANAERYALLPDRVALWGSSAGAHLAALVGVTGDITMFDDPALGNSTQSARVQGVVSWFAPTDILAMDSDNGAQGCPLFGGTGHDSPTSPEGLFLGARPSSVPSVARDASPVTWLTIDDPPFLLQHGGADCTVPTRQSVRLRDGLRALSGDTTRSSWTLFPVDGHGGPSFSTPANVEVVVAFLARSLR
- a CDS encoding SUMF1/EgtB/PvdO family nonheme iron enzyme encodes the protein MLRLSMTYPPLLSSAHIRETNASLVPGSIAVKVVIPGVIAAGAAIKVVATDAVTSAAQTVIGLSDAVVSTVDASGRIASEVQSTLRIIPENAALAARLSSIVLSVVPDPTPEGRGYALYRAGTAGKTITYAGTKIPLVFIHGLQVGKQVLSQFDSWYPDNAGEMWTPLLSRIRDDAILSAVFEPWIFRYPTYLPMTNSAAMLGTMISQRFNAKPVVVIAHSMGGMVGGVHLLNAGTASSVARMITLGTPFLGSPLAQSQGLFTGTCVALSSNSFYLGVAAGWTEAKLWPWIAGWSQGFQDLAPSSAVVGQFNNRLSEIASRVFAIGGTSSLGSGTSTEQGLLRLSSCVLDLNGRTPNDGIVPLTSSIPPALTNQATTPSSHLSIYSDPTAVNQIAASLNDWVSRTPASLSFSVQPPARTSVGAALPTIRVVISSLAGGVVGTATTAVALTLSPNTTGARLIGVSTKSAVNGVASFDGLSIDAVGTYSLVAAAGGLPNAGSSAVTVDPPAVAAKLAFVAPPSPSTTGSVLVPSVQVAIQSATGATVAGATNTITIAMLPSPGALGGTIARQAVNGVATFDNLSVSTAGSYTLTAASSGIAGATSPMFTVTSGTGNSGLGIGFGDEQFATIPAGSFRMGSANGDYDEQPIHTVTLSAFRMQKTEVTQAQWRSVMGNGIFAADTCDGNCPADGRSFDAVVQFIARLNQLNPGKTFRLPTEAEWEYAARAGTTGDFGGTGNIDQMGWYNLNAGLLIHGVAQKRPNDWGLYDMHGNLAEWVQDFHGIYPSNAVVNPTGPTSGFFRILRGGWFFSDAGDVRSARRQPSPPSSGPFSNGFRLVISSGSSAALGVGFGDEQFSSLAGGTFQMGSADWPAIHAVTLSAFRIQRTEVTQGQWRAVMGNSPSSFTACGNTCPVEQVSGTNVQQFFNRLNQQDPGKGYRLPTEAEWEYAARAGTTGDLYNNLDDVEPLGWIQSNSERRTHAAAQKLPNGWGLFDMYGNVSEWVSDEWEPRYQASSQTNPTGPESGTLFRVTRGGSWRLNYASSAFRDFASLVFGDSEIGFRLVRNP